The following is a genomic window from Lysinibacillus sp. JNUCC-52.
CTCAAATGACGAACAATTCCTTTCTTATTGTTTCATGGATGCAGATGGAGAAATATGTATGGGATATCAAGGGACAGATATTAAAATAGCAGAAACGATAAAAAGAAAAGAAGGCGTGCATTATGAGTTAACAGCGGATACGCGAGCGCAACTTAGTCCAATAGAGGGATACGTTCGAGCTGATGATAACAGAATGTATTTAAAGGGAAGCGTTTTTTCATCGCTAGGTATAGAAATTAATGGTTATCTATATGTAAGGAATGAATCGGATTCGTTAGTTAGCTATTTTCCAATAAAATTATTAAAGTCAGTTGGAGATAAGTGATATATTATGAATTATATATAGCTCTCTTATTTAATTGATAAGGGGGCTATTTATATGGTTGTTGATATACAATGTTTGTCAATGTCTTGGTCTTAGCTGAATAAACAATAATAAGACCACTCTGTGATGGGTGGCAATTTTGTTATTTTTCCCATCATATCCCCACTAATGATAGTAAATAAGCGAAGATAAAACCTATATACAACTAGATAAAATTAAATAAAAAACAACCGACAAACCGTTATATATCATAGGATTGTCGGTTGAATACAATGTTTCTACAGGAAGGGTTCATGGCTGTACAGAAGATAGATGATTCGAAGTAATTCAGTAATGGTAAGAGTTTGTAACGTATTTTTTTAGGGTTCAATGGTAACTAACGAATAAATATATCTGAGTTAAGCCTTTCACATTTCTGTGGAGGGCTTTTCTTATTCAAAAATAGGAGATGAGCCTTATGAGAGGTATTGATTTGAACCAGTTATGAGAACTGAAACAAAAGCTTTATTGCGCACGCTGTTAAGGACGGTATTATTTCAGGATTTATAAAATGGTATAACTGACCATTTATCGGTTTATATGTCACCAATTCAGCAGAGAGGTAGTAAATGATAAGTGATAACAGTTTTCCTTGCTTTTGCATACTATAGGAGCATGTATGCAAAAAGAGGAGGATAAAATATGGTAATGCCTTCATATAATCAGAGAATTACTCCCCAACAGGCAATGCAGATTGCTGTGCAAAGAGTACCTGGCCAGATCATTCATTATGGTATGGATATGGAAAACGGCACTTTAGTGTATGAAATATTCATTTTAACTGCTCAAAATAAGATTTATGAAGTAGAAGTAAATGCAAAGACAGGTGTAGTTCGAAAAATTGAAGAAGAGAATGATTATGATTAATTAAAAATAAAAGGACAGGACTTACTTAGTTGAATAAACAATAAAAAATGACTCCGAAATGAACTGCACCTCAATTGTTAGACACAATCTAACAATTGAGGTGCGTTTAATATGGTTAAGATTACACTAGACAATTACTTTACTTACAAAAGTATAAAATGTCTAACTTTTTGGGTTCACTTCAAATATGGGTGGTCAAAATAAATAAAACCTAATTAATCTTATATTATAATGAGGTTGATTTACTTTTCTTCTCATTAATTATAAGGTCTTCTTGATTTTGTGGGCGAGCAGTTTCAGTATGTCCGACACGCTCATTAGGTTTTTTAATATTTGATTGTTTTGTTGGCTCGTCTGTTGCAAATTCTGTATCTTTCTTATCCCTTTTCATTTCAACACCTCCTAAAGATATTATTTAACTTATCTCAATAAAATATCCTTGTTTATTTCGACTTCATACTTACAACTATAGCGGAGCTGGTTTTTTAATTTGCAATGAAAGAGCCATAGCGAAGAGTTAACGATTCTTCACTTTAAAATGCCAATAAATGGTCGATATATAAACAAGAGGTGATGTAATATGAAACTTACGAATGAAGTAAATTCTTCTAATTTCATGAAGTTGTCAAATGGATCAGCAATTAAGCCTAAATTGGTTCAGCAAAATCTTATAGTACATAAAGATACATTAACAATTGGACAACAAGCTCGTAATTTGTTTAAAGGGCAGCAAGCTAAAACGAGTCTTATCGAAAGTTTAATGAAACAACGTGAGAATATTCAAAAGATGAAAAGTGATCTGAGTGAACGTACGTTGGAAAGCGGAGGCGACTTATCATCTATTAAGGAACAACTAAAAGATTTTGAAAAGCAAATAGCTGATATAGATGCGCAAATAGCTGAACAGCAAACGGATGAGCAAAAGAAAACGACAAACCAAAATGAACAGGATTTGAAAAGCGAAAAGCCATCCAACTCAATGGAAAATCTTTTAGAAAAATCTGTTTCACTAGAACAAATGAAAACACTTGAGTTGACAAAGAATTCATTAGGACGTGAGCAAAATCGCCTTTCCAGTGAATTAGAGATGGATGCCGACCGAGGTATTTTTATTGATAGTAAATATGAAAAACTTTCGGATGTAGAGAATCGAATACAAACGGTTCAAGAACAAGTTGCTGAAGAAATCCAGAATAATGATGATAAAGAACTAAATAAAGATGTTTCCCTAGCGCCTATAAGTGAAAAAGAAGTGCTTAATGAATCAAAAATGGACAATCAATGGTAAGCGAGAAAAAGCGTTATAAGCGGTGCTGAAGATGGACGAAGAAGTAATTCAGTAACCTCTATAATTTTAGCGCCAATAAAAAAAGTTAAATAGCCCAGGCTCCCGAGTAATTGCGAGTCTGGGCTTTTGTTATTCAGTTTATATAAGTAAAAAAATTTTTTAATAGTTATTTGAAAGCTCGCAGCAATTTTATCTAATTTAATTTTTTGAACAAAAAAGGATAATATAAGTAAATATAGAAATGGTTATCTTATAGTAAAAAAATGACGGGAGGCAAGTTATTGTGACCATACCAATAAATAA
Proteins encoded in this region:
- a CDS encoding PepSY domain-containing protein; this translates as MVMPSYNQRITPQQAMQIAVQRVPGQIIHYGMDMENGTLVYEIFILTAQNKIYEVEVNAKTGVVRKIEEENDYD